The Microbacter sp. GSS18 genome has a segment encoding these proteins:
- a CDS encoding DUF1801 domain-containing protein produces the protein MGTIDDYLASLDDADRAVVAHVYDVARAHVPDTEQGRSYGMPALLHRGKALIAVMRTKKHFAVYPFSGMVPAVAAQALEGFDVDKGTIRFQSEAPLPDDAIRAVLDARVAEIADPSIRARGRD, from the coding sequence ATGGGCACGATCGACGATTACCTCGCGAGCCTCGACGACGCCGATCGCGCGGTCGTCGCGCATGTCTACGACGTGGCACGCGCGCACGTGCCGGACACCGAGCAGGGCAGGAGCTACGGGATGCCGGCGCTGCTGCACCGGGGCAAAGCGCTCATCGCGGTGATGCGCACGAAGAAGCACTTCGCCGTATATCCCTTCAGCGGCATGGTCCCCGCCGTCGCGGCACAGGCTCTCGAAGGCTTCGATGTCGACAAGGGCACGATTCGCTTCCAGTCGGAGGCGCCGCTGCCCGATGACGCGATCCGCGCGGTGCTCGATGCGCGCGTCGCCGAGATCGCGGACCCGTCGATCCGAGCGCGCGGGCGCGACTGA